Proteins from a genomic interval of Erwinia sp. SLM-02:
- the phnE gene encoding phosphonate ABC transporter, permease protein PhnE has product MTNPDFERYYQQIRGRQKRDTLLWSLLLLGLYLGSAHLAEFNLHTVWVSLPHFFDYIRETIPALRFHALFDDVKTDGSLAWWGYRLHIQLPLIWETLQLALAATVLSVMVAGVLAFLAAGNTQTPRGVSFAIRTGVAFLRTMPELAWAVMFVMAFGIGVIPGFLALALHTIGSLTKLFYEAIESASDKPVRGLAAAGASSFQRMRFALWPQVKPVFLSYGFMRLEINFRQSTILGLVGAGGIGQELMTNIKLDRYDQVSMTLLLIIVVVSLLDTFSGKIRKRVVEGKAA; this is encoded by the coding sequence ATGACAAATCCCGATTTTGAGCGTTACTACCAGCAGATCCGCGGCAGACAAAAGCGCGATACGCTGCTGTGGTCACTGTTGCTGCTGGGGCTGTATCTTGGCTCGGCCCATCTGGCTGAATTTAACCTGCACACCGTCTGGGTGTCGCTGCCGCACTTCTTTGACTACATTCGCGAAACGATACCGGCGCTGCGTTTTCATGCCCTGTTTGACGACGTGAAAACCGACGGCTCGCTGGCGTGGTGGGGCTATCGCCTGCATATCCAGCTGCCGCTGATCTGGGAAACGCTGCAGCTGGCGCTGGCCGCCACGGTGCTGTCGGTGATGGTGGCCGGCGTGCTGGCTTTCCTCGCCGCCGGGAATACCCAGACGCCGCGCGGCGTCAGTTTTGCTATCCGCACCGGGGTGGCTTTTTTACGCACCATGCCCGAGCTGGCGTGGGCGGTAATGTTCGTTATGGCCTTCGGTATCGGGGTGATCCCCGGCTTCCTGGCGCTGGCGCTGCACACCATCGGCAGCCTGACCAAGCTGTTTTATGAAGCTATTGAAAGCGCCTCCGACAAGCCGGTGCGCGGCCTGGCGGCGGCGGGCGCTTCGTCGTTTCAGCGTATGCGCTTCGCCCTGTGGCCGCAGGTGAAGCCGGTGTTTCTCTCCTACGGCTTTATGCGCCTGGAAATTAACTTCCGTCAGTCGACGATCCTCGGGCTGGTGGGGGCGGGCGGCATCGGGCAGGAGCTGATGACCAATATCAAACTGGATCGCTACGATCAGGTCAGCATGACGCTGCTGTTGATTATCGTGGTGGTGTCGCTGCTGGATACCTTCTCCGGCAAGATTCGCAAGCGCGTGGTTGAGGGGAAAGCCGCATGA
- a CDS encoding glycosyltransferase family 8 protein: MMAWTTLLTQPGYLIGVRALAKSLQVSGSRYPLVVMVTGNITAEVRSTLEADGCLVREVAPVSPNPALENRYANPRFAEVWTKLAAWTLTEFERLAFLDADMLVTQNMDELFALPLAPGTIAACHACRCNPNHIESYPADWTPDNCFYSWCKGEEHVEQPDKVDNYLNGGFLLLTPDKSVFDAMMARLAALDDLSTYLFAEQDFLNQFYRDRWQPLPWVYNALKTLPHQHPQVWNDQRVKNIHYIIDKPWEKPLDPGDRYYELNRKWWLIADTLN, encoded by the coding sequence ATGATGGCATGGACTACGTTACTGACCCAGCCGGGCTACCTGATCGGCGTGCGTGCGCTGGCCAAATCACTGCAGGTCAGCGGCAGCCGCTATCCGCTGGTGGTGATGGTGACCGGCAATATCACGGCGGAAGTGCGGAGCACCCTCGAAGCTGACGGCTGCCTGGTACGTGAAGTGGCGCCCGTCAGCCCGAATCCGGCGCTGGAGAATCGCTACGCCAACCCGCGGTTTGCCGAGGTGTGGACCAAGCTGGCGGCCTGGACGCTGACCGAATTCGAACGGCTGGCCTTTCTGGATGCCGATATGCTGGTGACGCAGAACATGGACGAGCTGTTTGCGCTGCCGCTGGCACCGGGAACGATTGCGGCCTGCCACGCCTGCCGCTGCAACCCCAACCACATCGAGAGCTATCCCGCCGACTGGACGCCCGACAACTGTTTTTACAGCTGGTGCAAGGGAGAGGAGCACGTTGAGCAGCCCGACAAGGTGGATAACTATCTGAACGGCGGCTTCCTGCTGCTGACGCCGGATAAGTCGGTGTTTGACGCGATGATGGCGCGGCTGGCGGCGCTGGACGATCTGTCCACCTATCTTTTCGCCGAGCAGGATTTCCTGAATCAGTTTTACCGCGACCGCTGGCAGCCGCTGCCGTGGGTGTATAACGCGCTGAAAACCCTGCCGCACCAGCATCCGCAGGTGTGGAACGACCAGCGGGTGAAAAACATTCATTACATTATTGATAAACCGTGGGAAAAACCGCTGGATCCGGGCGACCGGTATTATGAGCTGAACCGCAAGTGGTGGCTGATTGCTGACACGCTGAACTGA
- a CDS encoding D-arabinono-1,4-lactone oxidase, with protein sequence MTRKQAEFPQRNTRLSAQETRLWNWAQNAPLADKDQILQPENEHQLCELVAATSGKLRVMGSRMSPGRMLALDHADDRLIDTSLLRGLLSHDADSATFAGGTPLHEVYELLTGMGRMLPASPGVIDSQTLAGALATGTHGQGLYQSSIGDEALRIRMVLADGSVEEFDRRHPWFHAVQLGLGCLGVVTAVTLRTRPSAVYTCFKNAVSGDSLAEDLLEWNRNYALSKAWWFPDENQVHVWAAREATDEERAEYQSNHGDPLIQEESSDAMNQTIDRTLTHMRNDTQIRDENGKPFRTVTRFKDFSDITGDVYQVFCRGIATPQINVEIAIPLARAGAVIDHIKRWHAENQPHLHYPVILRCTGASESWLSPAWQQESCFFGFVVYYAEDGSLSEEGVAFLHEVEKLLAAEGGRPHWGKYFNAGLYDWSSLYPQMAAFREVRDALDPAHKFSNAFSQRLLG encoded by the coding sequence ATGACGCGTAAACAAGCCGAATTCCCACAGCGCAATACCCGGCTGTCTGCACAGGAAACTCGCCTGTGGAACTGGGCGCAGAACGCACCGCTGGCGGATAAGGATCAGATACTCCAGCCTGAAAATGAACATCAACTGTGCGAACTCGTCGCCGCGACGTCAGGTAAACTGCGGGTGATGGGCAGCCGGATGTCGCCCGGCCGCATGCTGGCGCTGGATCACGCTGACGATCGGCTGATCGACACCAGCCTTCTGCGCGGCCTTCTGTCACATGACGCCGACAGCGCCACGTTCGCGGGCGGCACGCCGCTGCATGAGGTGTATGAGCTGCTGACGGGGATGGGCCGCATGCTGCCCGCCTCGCCCGGGGTGATCGACTCGCAAACGCTGGCAGGCGCACTGGCGACCGGTACGCACGGCCAGGGGCTGTATCAGAGTTCCATCGGTGACGAAGCGCTGCGTATCCGCATGGTGCTGGCCGACGGCAGCGTTGAAGAATTTGACCGCCGGCATCCGTGGTTCCACGCGGTGCAGCTCGGCCTTGGCTGCCTGGGCGTGGTGACGGCGGTGACCCTGCGCACCCGCCCTTCTGCGGTCTATACCTGCTTTAAAAATGCCGTCAGTGGCGACTCGCTGGCAGAGGATCTGCTGGAGTGGAACCGCAATTATGCGCTGAGCAAAGCCTGGTGGTTCCCCGATGAGAATCAGGTTCACGTCTGGGCCGCCCGGGAAGCAACCGACGAGGAACGGGCAGAGTATCAGAGTAATCATGGCGATCCGCTGATCCAGGAAGAGAGCAGCGATGCAATGAATCAGACCATCGATCGCACGCTGACGCACATGCGCAACGACACTCAGATCCGCGATGAAAACGGCAAACCGTTCCGCACCGTCACCCGCTTTAAGGACTTCTCCGACATCACGGGGGATGTCTATCAGGTGTTCTGCCGCGGCATTGCCACGCCGCAGATTAACGTCGAGATCGCCATTCCGCTGGCGCGCGCCGGGGCGGTGATCGACCATATCAAACGCTGGCACGCGGAGAATCAGCCGCACCTGCACTACCCGGTGATCCTGCGCTGTACCGGCGCATCCGAAAGCTGGCTCAGCCCAGCCTGGCAGCAGGAGAGCTGCTTCTTCGGCTTTGTGGTCTATTACGCCGAAGACGGTTCGCTCTCTGAGGAAGGCGTGGCGTTTCTGCACGAGGTGGAAAAGCTGCTGGCGGCAGAGGGCGGCAGACCGCACTGGGGGAAATATTTTAACGCCGGGCTGTACGACTGGTCGTCCCTTTACCCGCAAATGGCCGCGTTTCGTGAGGTGCGGGATGCGCTGGACCCGGCCCATAAATTCAGCAATGCGTTCAGCCAGCGGCTGCTGGGCTAA
- the phnE gene encoding phosphonate ABC transporter, permease protein PhnE, giving the protein MIVSINSERQNSIRQQHSALFAVQRRYLTKTGLIAGAILLYYIFFFANFGISWQQLTIGMGQLGHYFLRMFVWHDVANWPFAYYFGQIGITIGIVFAGTLTATLIALPLSFFAARNVMNTPVLRPVSLIVRRLLDLLRGIDMAIWGLIFVRAVGMGPLAGVLAIIMQDVGLLGKLYAEGHEAVERSPGRGLNALGAGAVQKQRFGIFTQSFPAFLALSLYQIESNTRSAAVLGFVGAGGVGLVYAENMRLWNWDVVMFITLIMVVIVMTMDYLSAKLRKRYIQGQPVPLFEAKK; this is encoded by the coding sequence ATGATCGTATCCATCAACAGCGAACGGCAGAACAGCATCCGGCAGCAGCACAGCGCGCTGTTTGCCGTCCAGCGCCGTTACCTGACCAAAACCGGCCTGATCGCCGGGGCCATTCTGCTCTACTATATTTTCTTCTTCGCCAACTTTGGCATCAGCTGGCAGCAGCTGACCATCGGCATGGGCCAGCTTGGCCACTACTTCCTGCGGATGTTTGTCTGGCACGACGTCGCTAACTGGCCGTTTGCCTACTACTTCGGCCAGATCGGCATCACCATCGGCATCGTTTTTGCCGGGACGCTGACCGCCACGCTGATTGCGCTGCCGCTGTCGTTCTTTGCCGCCCGCAACGTGATGAACACGCCGGTGCTGCGCCCGGTTTCGCTGATCGTCCGGCGGCTGCTGGATCTGCTGCGCGGGATTGATATGGCGATCTGGGGTCTGATCTTCGTGCGCGCCGTCGGCATGGGGCCGCTGGCCGGGGTGCTGGCGATTATCATGCAGGACGTCGGGCTGCTGGGGAAACTCTATGCCGAAGGGCATGAAGCGGTGGAACGATCGCCGGGGCGCGGACTGAACGCACTGGGCGCCGGGGCGGTGCAGAAGCAGCGCTTTGGGATTTTCACCCAGTCCTTCCCGGCCTTCCTGGCGCTCAGTCTGTATCAGATTGAGTCCAACACTCGATCGGCGGCGGTGCTGGGCTTTGTCGGGGCCGGTGGCGTCGGGCTGGTGTACGCCGAGAACATGCGTCTGTGGAACTGGGACGTGGTGATGTTTATCACCCTGATTATGGTGGTGATCGTGATGACCATGGATTACCTCTCGGCGAAGCTGCGCAAACGCTATATTCAGGGCCAGCCGGTGCCGCTGTTTGAGGCGAAAAAGTAA
- a CDS encoding NUDIX hydrolase, giving the protein MRTRPSSRLIVLSQQNHVLLFNFSHKNDALSGQSYWATPGGGLEHNESYEQAALRELLEETGLERRSVGESVASRTFPMMLPDGETVLAEERFFLIYTDKTEIDCSRWSKNEQDVISRHRWWTREQLLRTHETVFPRDIILEILGGG; this is encoded by the coding sequence ATGCGTACTCGCCCCTCATCGCGGTTGATCGTGCTATCGCAGCAAAACCACGTCTTACTGTTCAATTTTTCCCACAAAAACGATGCCTTAAGCGGTCAGTCATACTGGGCAACGCCGGGCGGGGGGCTTGAACACAATGAGTCCTATGAGCAGGCTGCCCTACGCGAACTGCTGGAAGAAACCGGGCTGGAAAGGCGTTCAGTTGGAGAGTCCGTCGCATCCCGAACCTTCCCAATGATGCTGCCTGATGGTGAGACCGTACTGGCAGAAGAGCGTTTCTTTTTAATTTATACGGATAAGACGGAAATCGATTGCTCAAGGTGGAGCAAAAATGAACAGGACGTCATCAGCAGGCACCGCTGGTGGACGAGAGAACAACTCCTTCGGACTCATGAGACCGTCTTCCCTCGCGATATCATCCTTGAAATACTGGGGGGCGGTTGA
- a CDS encoding GNAT family N-acetyltransferase: MNICTRIAQPDDVESIFDVRTSVTENHLSREEMQLIGINESIVADMVQQNRCAWVATLNDKVIGFSMILPDEGCLFAAFVLPEYEGRGVGRSLVELAEHELFKHHEKIWLETDKNSRAAQFYMQLGWGKTKNLNGSDIRLEKHRGV, encoded by the coding sequence ATGAATATCTGTACAAGAATAGCTCAACCTGATGATGTCGAAAGTATTTTCGACGTCAGGACCTCGGTTACTGAGAATCATCTAAGCCGTGAAGAAATGCAACTGATTGGGATTAACGAAAGCATCGTAGCGGATATGGTTCAGCAGAACCGATGTGCATGGGTTGCAACCCTGAACGACAAAGTCATTGGCTTCTCGATGATTTTGCCGGACGAAGGCTGCCTTTTTGCAGCGTTTGTTCTGCCTGAATATGAAGGTCGAGGTGTTGGCCGTAGCCTTGTTGAGCTAGCCGAGCATGAATTATTCAAACATCATGAAAAGATTTGGCTGGAAACGGATAAAAACAGTCGTGCGGCTCAATTCTATATGCAACTTGGCTGGGGTAAAACGAAGAACCTCAATGGCAGTGATATCAGATTAGAGAAACACCGTGGCGTTTAA
- the phnD gene encoding phosphonate ABC transporter substrate-binding protein, which translates to MKKYLLAAVISSVMAANAFAADAPKELNLGILGGQNATQQIGDNQCVKDFFDKELSVDTKLRNSSDYSGVIQGLLGGKVDMVLSMSPSSYASVYIADPQAVDVVGIVVDDADKSRGYHSVVVVKADSPYKKLSDLKGKSFGMADPDSTSGFLIPNQSFKKEFGGSVDDKYNGFFSSVTFSGGHEQDVLGVLNGQFEGAVTWASMIGDYNTGYTSGAFTRMIRAGQPDLMKKIRIIWESPLIPNGPILVSNKLPADFKAKLITAIKKLDTEQHSCFVKAVGGAQHIGPATVKDYQAIIDMKRELTSKRS; encoded by the coding sequence ATGAAAAAATACCTACTCGCAGCGGTAATCAGCAGTGTTATGGCCGCCAACGCCTTTGCCGCAGACGCGCCAAAAGAACTGAACCTGGGCATTCTCGGCGGCCAGAACGCCACCCAGCAGATCGGTGATAACCAGTGCGTGAAAGACTTCTTCGATAAAGAGCTGAGTGTTGATACCAAACTGCGTAACTCCTCGGACTACTCTGGCGTGATCCAGGGTCTGCTGGGCGGCAAAGTGGATATGGTACTGAGCATGTCACCGTCTTCTTATGCCTCCGTGTACATCGCCGATCCGCAGGCGGTTGACGTCGTCGGCATCGTGGTGGACGACGCGGATAAATCGCGCGGCTACCATTCCGTGGTGGTGGTGAAAGCCGACAGCCCGTACAAAAAGCTGTCCGACCTGAAAGGCAAATCCTTCGGCATGGCTGATCCGGACTCCACTTCCGGCTTCCTGATCCCGAACCAGAGCTTCAAGAAAGAGTTCGGCGGCAGCGTGGATGATAAATACAACGGCTTCTTCTCCAGCGTGACTTTCTCCGGCGGCCACGAGCAGGATGTGCTGGGCGTGCTGAACGGTCAGTTTGAAGGCGCGGTGACCTGGGCTTCAATGATCGGCGACTACAATACCGGTTATACCAGCGGCGCATTCACCCGTATGATCCGCGCCGGTCAGCCGGACCTGATGAAGAAAATCCGCATTATCTGGGAATCGCCGCTGATCCCTAACGGCCCGATTCTGGTCAGCAACAAGCTGCCTGCGGACTTCAAAGCCAAACTGATTACCGCCATCAAAAAGCTGGATACCGAACAGCACAGCTGCTTCGTGAAGGCCGTGGGCGGCGCACAGCATATCGGACCGGCCACGGTAAAAGATTACCAGGCGATCATCGATATGAAACGTGAACTGACCTCCAAGCGTTCTTAA
- a CDS encoding TetR family transcriptional regulator, whose protein sequence is MSAPAKRKNDPEGLKKRIIASALTTFAEFGLQGARMEQIADNAGTTKRMVVYHFNNKERLYVEVLHHVYQQIRQHETGLNLAEMSPSQAIACLAEASFDYHINHPDFMRLICSENLMRGRYISQAESIRTLNQSALDVLDGVLKRGQESGEFASGVSTVDVHRLISSICFHNVSNRYTFTSLFGSEESESQSIKRNRKLVVDATLRYLQPATR, encoded by the coding sequence ATGTCTGCCCCCGCCAAACGTAAAAACGATCCGGAAGGGTTAAAAAAACGCATTATTGCCAGCGCTCTCACCACCTTTGCCGAATTCGGCCTGCAGGGCGCGCGCATGGAACAGATTGCCGATAACGCCGGCACCACCAAGCGCATGGTGGTTTACCATTTCAATAATAAAGAACGGCTTTATGTTGAGGTGCTGCATCATGTCTATCAGCAGATCCGCCAGCATGAAACCGGTCTGAACCTCGCCGAGATGTCACCCTCGCAGGCCATTGCCTGCCTGGCCGAAGCCAGCTTTGACTATCACATCAACCATCCTGATTTTATGCGGCTGATTTGCAGCGAAAATCTGATGCGCGGGCGCTACATCAGCCAGGCAGAGTCGATCCGCACGCTGAATCAGAGCGCGCTGGACGTGCTGGATGGCGTGCTGAAACGCGGCCAGGAGAGCGGAGAGTTTGCCAGCGGCGTCTCGACGGTTGACGTCCACCGGTTAATCAGCAGTATCTGCTTTCATAATGTCTCCAACCGCTACACCTTCACCAGCCTGTTCGGCAGCGAAGAGTCTGAGAGCCAGAGCATCAAGCGCAACCGTAAGCTGGTGGTGGATGCCACCCTGCGCTATCTGCAGCCCGCCACCCGCTAA